The Listeria monocytogenes genome window below encodes:
- a CDS encoding HAAS signaling domain-containing protein, translated as MNKQDFLNELNQRLELLDPKERRELLSDYQEHFRNGIEAGKSEEQIVFDLGKPEEIAADIISERGLREEPAETDYYYVPRKNQNENRSVSKQILIGVGLFFLDICLIIPIMVSLWSLAVSLWATVGGFLLSPVILGVVIIFGADFEFYQMFVSIGLVGLGLMLLFAANALTKFTTKATIAIIAWHKYAVKGGGKNA; from the coding sequence ATGAATAAACAAGATTTTCTCAATGAATTAAACCAACGACTGGAATTACTTGATCCGAAAGAACGGAGAGAGTTATTATCAGACTATCAAGAGCATTTCAGAAATGGAATTGAAGCGGGCAAAAGCGAGGAACAAATCGTTTTTGACCTTGGGAAGCCAGAAGAAATTGCCGCAGATATTATTAGTGAACGCGGTCTTCGCGAAGAGCCTGCCGAAACAGATTATTATTATGTACCGCGAAAAAATCAAAATGAAAATAGATCAGTGAGTAAACAAATTTTAATTGGTGTTGGATTATTTTTCTTAGATATTTGTCTTATCATACCAATTATGGTTTCGCTGTGGTCCTTGGCTGTTTCACTTTGGGCAACTGTAGGAGGATTCCTTTTATCACCAGTTATACTTGGCGTAGTAATTATTTTTGGCGCTGATTTCGAATTCTATCAAATGTTTGTTTCTATTGGACTTGTCGGTCTAGGGCTGATGCTTCTCTTTGCGGCAAATGCGCTTACTAAATTTACAACTAAAGCGACAATAGCGATTATCGCATGGCACAAATATGCGGTTAAAGGAGGCGGGAAAAATGCATAA
- a CDS encoding DAK2 domain-containing protein, which produces MESESKRLLQSMLNGAAEVISKKDELNRINVFPVADGDTGSNLASLMQAIIDHVSPREYSTKELLEEVASAALIGARGNSGMIFAQYLNAVAESYHHLESTFDGLVPAFQNAVHKAYEALLEPKEGTILSVMKAWSEELAGTYKQGRSFQQSLLNAQIVAEKALINTEFQMPILRKNRLVDSGAKGFYYFIAGLTNAYCGKAVSAPVRFTEVEQEAEHMHVETNEPNYRYCSEFIIKQATISNQRLQGILASKGDSLVIAGNEKQIKIHIHTNEPKEVLRLMAAYGVMTYQKVDDMRLQYEVTKKPRAKIAIVTDSIADLPEAFLLEHQVHVLPMNILAGEENFLDKLTVGPDMMQEKLRKQTKMSTAQPTIRTVDALLSFLENKYEHVLVISVAAKLSGTYQLIKQRIKARDLSSDWIRVIDSKLNSVAQGILVKQAVELVESGKSWESIYPEVEQMIERTFIYVAVADLSPMVQSGRIPRVLGKLAQKLSLYPIVSLDESGNGKLIGVSFSQKQSMKKIIKKVAKLQLKELAITHVSSRDNAAIWQKQLEKETGEISYLVDSSAAIAISAGLGSVAVAGIKKEETI; this is translated from the coding sequence ATGGAGTCAGAAAGCAAACGTCTATTACAAAGTATGCTAAATGGGGCGGCTGAAGTAATTAGTAAAAAAGATGAGCTTAATCGAATAAATGTTTTTCCCGTAGCAGATGGGGATACGGGTAGTAATTTAGCTTCTTTAATGCAAGCAATTATTGACCATGTTTCCCCGAGAGAATATTCAACGAAGGAATTGTTAGAGGAAGTAGCTAGCGCGGCGCTCATCGGGGCTCGTGGTAATTCAGGGATGATTTTTGCGCAATATTTAAATGCTGTTGCGGAAAGTTATCACCACCTAGAATCGACGTTTGATGGATTAGTTCCAGCGTTTCAAAATGCGGTGCATAAAGCTTATGAAGCATTACTAGAACCCAAAGAGGGGACTATTTTGTCCGTGATGAAAGCTTGGTCAGAGGAGCTTGCTGGGACGTATAAGCAGGGGCGTTCTTTTCAACAATCGCTTTTAAATGCACAAATAGTTGCCGAGAAAGCATTGATTAATACCGAATTTCAAATGCCAATTTTACGAAAAAATAGGTTAGTGGATTCTGGTGCGAAAGGGTTTTATTACTTTATCGCTGGGCTTACAAATGCTTATTGTGGTAAAGCGGTTTCTGCACCCGTTCGTTTTACGGAAGTAGAGCAAGAAGCGGAACATATGCATGTTGAAACAAACGAACCAAACTATCGTTATTGCTCGGAATTTATTATCAAACAAGCGACTATCTCAAATCAACGTTTACAGGGAATTCTCGCATCTAAAGGAGATTCCTTAGTAATTGCAGGTAATGAGAAACAAATAAAAATCCATATCCACACAAATGAACCAAAAGAAGTTTTAAGGCTCATGGCAGCATACGGCGTGATGACGTATCAAAAAGTAGATGATATGCGTCTGCAATATGAAGTCACAAAAAAGCCTCGCGCAAAGATTGCTATTGTGACTGATTCGATAGCCGATTTACCAGAAGCATTTTTACTGGAGCATCAAGTACACGTATTGCCGATGAATATTCTAGCGGGGGAAGAGAATTTTCTCGATAAATTAACAGTTGGCCCAGATATGATGCAAGAAAAATTACGAAAACAAACGAAAATGAGTACAGCGCAGCCAACGATTCGAACAGTGGATGCCTTGCTATCATTTTTAGAAAATAAATATGAACATGTGCTTGTTATCTCTGTTGCGGCGAAATTAAGCGGAACATATCAATTAATCAAACAGCGAATAAAAGCGCGGGACTTGTCATCGGACTGGATTCGTGTAATTGATTCTAAATTAAATTCGGTCGCACAAGGAATTTTAGTAAAACAAGCAGTTGAACTAGTGGAATCAGGGAAATCATGGGAATCTATTTATCCAGAAGTGGAACAAATGATTGAGAGGACCTTTATTTATGTGGCAGTTGCAGATTTATCGCCAATGGTGCAGTCTGGCAGAATTCCAAGAGTGTTAGGAAAACTTGCACAGAAATTATCACTCTATCCAATCGTGAGTTTGGATGAATCTGGGAATGGTAAATTGATAGGTGTATCGTTTAGTCAAAAACAAAGTATGAAAAAAATCATCAAAAAAGTAGCAAAACTACAACTGAAAGAGCTAGCGATTACACATGTTTCTTCAAGAGACAACGCGGCAATTTGGCAGAAACAACTTGAAAAAGAAACGGGGGAAATCAGCTATTTAGTTGATAGTTCAGCGGCCATTGCTATTAGTGCTGGACTCGGAAGTGTCGCCGTTGCAGGGATTAAAAAGGAGGAAACGATATGA
- a CDS encoding DUF4097 family beta strand repeat-containing protein: MHKHHLSKKLFFAGLVLFIIGAIGVSLTMNKGNMIEKGEPLTKQWDLSTENINSITFSSERDVMLEWKESTNGKNYIELKGNYSANDKKAIQKLEPVSEDGTSFDITVPEEEDWYNGFGKIYAYGQQKVTVYLTKDTKLADLEVKSHSGDINVADFKVKKFVSSTNSGELKVSNLEANTAQMATSSGDLALSNMKANSSVETGSGKTDITNLTGDLEVNGGSGDVNVTGVKAKKLKIAIDSGDIELTSGTVTDLAVLTTSSGDIDASTKGKVQAESNSGSIELAGITNDVTAKTSSGDIDVAFIKQVKNIAINTDSGEVELELPGDFKAIYETSSNSGSIKVPTSDSNTDNRVTVKTSSGDIKIEK, translated from the coding sequence ATGCATAAACATCACTTAAGTAAAAAATTATTTTTCGCCGGCTTGGTACTTTTTATTATCGGTGCTATCGGCGTATCGTTAACGATGAATAAAGGTAACATGATAGAAAAAGGTGAACCACTTACAAAACAGTGGGACTTATCAACTGAAAATATTAACTCTATTACTTTTTCTTCCGAGCGCGACGTAATGCTTGAATGGAAAGAAAGTACAAATGGAAAAAATTACATCGAACTAAAAGGTAATTACTCTGCTAATGATAAAAAAGCCATTCAAAAATTAGAGCCAGTTTCGGAAGATGGAACGTCCTTTGATATTACAGTTCCTGAAGAAGAAGATTGGTATAACGGCTTTGGCAAAATTTACGCATACGGTCAACAAAAGGTAACCGTTTATTTAACAAAAGATACTAAATTAGCTGATTTAGAAGTGAAATCTCATTCTGGGGATATCAATGTAGCTGATTTTAAAGTGAAGAAATTTGTTAGTTCCACCAACTCAGGTGAGTTAAAAGTAAGTAATTTGGAAGCAAATACAGCTCAAATGGCCACTTCTTCTGGGGATTTAGCATTGTCGAATATGAAAGCAAATAGTTCGGTTGAAACTGGTTCTGGGAAGACGGACATAACTAATTTAACAGGCGATTTAGAAGTAAATGGTGGTTCAGGCGATGTGAACGTTACAGGGGTCAAAGCGAAGAAACTTAAAATTGCCATCGATTCAGGAGACATTGAGTTGACTAGTGGCACTGTAACTGATCTAGCCGTGTTAACAACAAGTTCCGGAGATATTGATGCAAGTACAAAAGGAAAAGTGCAAGCGGAATCGAACTCAGGATCCATCGAACTTGCAGGCATAACGAATGACGTAACAGCAAAAACAAGCTCAGGTGATATCGATGTAGCTTTTATCAAACAAGTAAAAAACATCGCAATCAATACAGATTCTGGTGAAGTAGAACTAGAATTACCAGGTGATTTTAAAGCTATTTATGAAACAAGTAGTAATTCTGGTAGCATTAAAGTACCAACAAGTGATTCCAATACGGATAATCGCGTAACGGTGAAAACAAGTTCTGGAGATATCAAAATCGAAAAATAA
- a CDS encoding HdeD family acid-resistance protein produces the protein MKTFTRILVLLAGIAMIILGIWFLFHPGISLLTSTLMFGFLLLISGIFHTISYFSDRKTQNVSGWVLADGILSILLGFLLLFNEFDGTLTLVLLFGMWVLFAGIMRTIGAFTAKQNNVQGWGWILTIGIIGIIVGFIALFNPVVSAIGIVLVVAIFFIVQGIGAIATFFFIGKNS, from the coding sequence ATGAAAACTTTTACACGTATTCTGGTTTTATTAGCGGGGATTGCAATGATTATACTTGGGATTTGGTTCTTATTCCATCCAGGAATTTCATTATTAACCTCCACATTAATGTTTGGCTTCTTATTACTGATTTCTGGTATTTTCCACACAATCTCTTACTTTTCAGACAGAAAAACACAAAATGTTTCTGGTTGGGTGCTAGCTGACGGGATTTTATCCATCTTACTAGGTTTCTTGCTATTATTTAATGAATTTGACGGAACTTTAACACTCGTATTACTTTTTGGTATGTGGGTATTATTTGCTGGTATTATGCGTACTATTGGCGCATTCACTGCTAAACAAAACAATGTACAAGGTTGGGGCTGGATTTTAACTATCGGTATCATCGGTATTATTGTTGGTTTTATCGCGCTATTCAATCCAGTTGTTTCCGCAATTGGTATCGTGCTTGTCGTTGCGATTTTCTTCATCGTTCAAGGCATCGGCGCAATCGCAACATTCTTCTTTATTGGTAAAAATAGTTAA
- a CDS encoding formate/nitrite transporter family protein gives MDVENSPLMQKIDYSTRKKIDLVNNSILRYIVRAMLACLFLTLGTAVAVMIGDKVDHFAPGLGKITYAFMFSWSLVMIIYMNAELGTSNMMYMTTGVYQKIVKPGKALQILLLCIVCNLLGGILAGYLVSLTSVFHNLPADHFLFTAVSGKLEKAPLQIFVEGIFANIVVNTAVLCTLRMKDDAGKVIAMIFIIFIFAFLGFEHVIANFSSFSLAFFASGGTLAAMTAGNVTVNLVLALLGNFVGGGLVIGLGYAWLNRTKSIYKD, from the coding sequence TTGGATGTGGAAAATAGTCCATTAATGCAGAAAATTGATTATAGTACGCGCAAAAAAATTGATTTAGTAAATAATAGTATTCTTCGTTATATTGTGCGCGCGATGTTAGCATGTTTATTCCTGACACTAGGGACTGCAGTTGCTGTAATGATTGGTGATAAAGTCGATCATTTCGCTCCAGGACTTGGTAAAATCACGTATGCATTTATGTTTAGTTGGTCGCTCGTTATGATTATTTATATGAATGCTGAGCTTGGTACTTCTAACATGATGTATATGACAACAGGTGTTTATCAAAAAATTGTTAAACCAGGAAAAGCATTACAAATTTTGCTTTTATGTATTGTTTGTAATTTATTGGGTGGAATTCTTGCAGGGTACTTAGTTTCCCTAACGTCTGTTTTCCATAATTTACCTGCTGACCATTTCTTATTTACTGCCGTAAGCGGTAAACTTGAAAAAGCACCGCTACAAATTTTTGTAGAAGGTATTTTCGCCAATATTGTTGTAAATACGGCTGTGCTTTGTACACTTCGAATGAAAGATGATGCTGGTAAAGTCATTGCGATGATTTTCATTATTTTCATTTTCGCATTCTTAGGATTCGAACACGTTATCGCCAACTTCTCTTCTTTCTCATTAGCATTTTTCGCTTCTGGTGGAACACTTGCTGCAATGACAGCGGGCAATGTGACCGTCAATTTAGTACTTGCTTTACTTGGGAATTTTGTAGGTGGTGGCCTTGTTATCGGACTCGGCTATGCTTGGCTTAACCGAACGAAATCAATTTACAAAGACTAA
- a CDS encoding Crp/Fnr family transcriptional regulator: MSLLNEENSFYNVDLLNLLKDSSEAVLPYKRIRFRRNQQILAEGAETDYFYIIEDGVVSMSKNTCKEDSIISFLGKQDCIGPLTLLGGAKSPVNYRTISEVSVYQFERKYVLNKFLSSPDVFWQMNALMQSMVTPMLEREGYVNLPSSEKVLAGLIACGERFGRIESDGSCLIPYYFTQKILGNYLNLARAYVATNLRKLEEDGIIALSPKPWRVKNFEMHKQKLKENHEPYI; encoded by the coding sequence ATGTCATTACTGAATGAGGAAAATAGCTTTTACAACGTAGACTTACTCAATTTATTAAAAGATTCTAGTGAAGCAGTTCTTCCATATAAAAGAATTCGCTTTAGGCGCAACCAACAGATTTTAGCTGAAGGTGCGGAAACTGATTATTTCTACATCATTGAAGATGGTGTCGTTTCTATGAGTAAAAATACTTGTAAAGAAGATAGCATCATTAGCTTCTTAGGTAAACAAGATTGTATCGGCCCGCTTACTCTTCTTGGTGGTGCGAAATCACCAGTAAATTACAGAACAATAAGTGAAGTGAGTGTTTATCAATTTGAACGTAAATATGTTCTTAATAAATTCTTAAGTTCACCAGATGTTTTTTGGCAGATGAATGCACTTATGCAAAGTATGGTTACACCTATGTTAGAACGGGAAGGTTATGTCAATTTACCTTCTAGTGAAAAAGTTTTAGCAGGATTAATTGCTTGTGGGGAGAGATTTGGAAGAATCGAGTCGGATGGGTCTTGTTTGATTCCCTATTATTTCACCCAAAAAATCTTAGGAAATTATCTAAATTTAGCTCGAGCTTACGTTGCAACTAACTTGCGAAAGCTAGAGGAAGATGGCATTATTGCGCTATCACCAAAACCTTGGCGTGTTAAAAATTTCGAGATGCACAAGCAAAAACTAAAAGAGAATCACGAACCATACATATGA
- the metX gene encoding homoserine O-acetyltransferase MetX, producing MTLQQKELFQKSPLLLENGETLSPVLVGYETYGTLSASRDNCILLEHALTGTAHAAKHFESDAPGWWDDYIGPGKTIDTDKYFLVCTNVFGGCSGTTGPSSINPKTGEPFRLQFPGFSIKDIIKVQRELLEQLGVTRIASVIGGSMGGMQATEWAIDYADITDSIINIASPLAAGPDAIGYNLIMRMAILNDPDFNGGNYVGQPEGGLATARMVGMMTYRTSELFSKRFERFTVAESSPAAFSKEHFQIESYLQYQGDTFVERFDANSYLYLTKAIDLFDVTAPAKDDLPAFAKIKIPYLLIGITTDQLFRIHDLRRAYNLLKEWDVPVTYHEVASEYGHDAFLVEKEVPKFEPLIRSFLSNLPVKSI from the coding sequence GTGACCTTACAGCAAAAAGAACTATTTCAAAAAAGTCCTCTTCTACTTGAAAACGGGGAAACATTAAGTCCAGTTTTAGTTGGCTATGAAACGTATGGGACACTTTCTGCCTCACGCGATAATTGTATTTTGTTAGAACATGCGCTCACTGGGACAGCTCATGCGGCGAAACATTTTGAGAGTGATGCTCCTGGTTGGTGGGATGATTATATTGGTCCGGGGAAAACGATTGATACAGACAAATATTTTCTTGTTTGTACGAATGTATTTGGTGGTTGTAGTGGAACGACTGGCCCCTCCTCGATTAATCCAAAAACAGGTGAGCCATTCCGGTTACAATTTCCCGGATTTTCAATTAAAGATATTATTAAAGTGCAGCGGGAACTTTTGGAGCAACTTGGGGTTACGCGGATTGCTTCGGTGATTGGCGGTTCGATGGGTGGTATGCAGGCGACGGAATGGGCGATTGATTATGCCGATATTACGGATAGCATTATCAATATCGCCTCCCCGCTTGCTGCTGGACCTGATGCGATTGGTTACAACTTGATTATGCGGATGGCAATTTTGAACGACCCTGACTTTAATGGTGGCAACTATGTTGGTCAACCTGAGGGCGGACTTGCGACTGCGAGAATGGTTGGAATGATGACTTACCGGACGAGCGAGCTTTTCTCAAAACGCTTTGAACGATTCACCGTAGCCGAATCCTCCCCTGCCGCTTTTTCAAAAGAGCATTTTCAAATTGAGTCGTATTTACAATATCAAGGAGATACATTTGTCGAACGCTTTGACGCAAACAGCTATTTGTATTTAACAAAGGCGATTGATTTGTTCGATGTTACTGCTCCCGCGAAAGACGATTTGCCTGCCTTTGCGAAAATTAAAATTCCATATTTGCTCATTGGCATCACGACTGATCAACTTTTTCGAATTCATGATTTACGTCGCGCGTATAATCTTTTAAAAGAATGGGATGTGCCGGTTACTTATCACGAAGTTGCCTCTGAATACGGGCATGACGCTTTCCTAGTCGAAAAAGAAGTACCGAAATTCGAACCCCTCATTCGGTCGTTTTTAAGTAATTTACCTGTTAAAAGCATATAA
- a CDS encoding biotin transporter BioY encodes MRDQKLKFLVVDALFAVIIALLAQVAIPLGPIPLTGQTFAIGLAATILGARHGTISVLVYIVLGAVGIPVFQGMTAGIGIIFGPTGGFIIGFIFNALLTGWLLEKTKFTVPYAIMANILGAFVTLIFGVLWLKVSIGLDWPAAFLTGMVPFIIPGIIKAVFAALLGILIRDRLIKAKLLRAS; translated from the coding sequence ATGCGTGATCAGAAATTAAAATTTTTAGTTGTTGATGCTTTATTCGCAGTCATCATTGCCTTACTTGCACAAGTTGCTATTCCCCTTGGCCCAATTCCACTTACTGGACAGACATTTGCTATTGGATTAGCTGCCACCATCCTTGGAGCTCGTCATGGTACAATATCTGTTTTAGTTTACATTGTTCTCGGTGCTGTGGGTATTCCTGTTTTCCAAGGTATGACAGCAGGAATTGGAATTATTTTTGGCCCAACCGGCGGATTTATTATTGGATTTATTTTTAATGCATTACTTACAGGCTGGTTACTCGAAAAGACAAAATTTACTGTTCCCTATGCGATTATGGCGAACATATTAGGCGCTTTCGTCACCCTTATTTTCGGCGTTTTGTGGCTTAAAGTCAGTATCGGACTTGATTGGCCAGCTGCCTTTCTCACAGGCATGGTTCCTTTCATTATTCCAGGCATTATCAAAGCAGTTTTTGCGGCACTGTTGGGGATTCTCATTCGGGATCGTTTGATTAAAGCCAAATTACTTCGAGCATCCTAA
- a CDS encoding PadR family transcriptional regulator, translating to MEVNPQFKKGVLELCCLFLIQKKDCYGYELANQVSKYIEVAEGAIYPVLRRLVKEEYCSTYLVESNEGPSRKYYQLTVKGEIYLQELISEWNNFTDSVAKLLTEGDAVNE from the coding sequence ATGGAGGTTAACCCACAGTTCAAAAAAGGTGTGTTAGAACTTTGCTGTTTATTTTTAATTCAAAAGAAAGATTGTTACGGTTATGAGTTAGCAAATCAAGTGTCTAAATATATTGAAGTAGCTGAAGGTGCTATTTATCCGGTACTTAGAAGATTAGTAAAAGAAGAGTATTGTTCCACTTATTTAGTAGAATCGAACGAAGGTCCATCAAGAAAATACTATCAACTGACAGTAAAAGGAGAAATTTATTTGCAAGAACTTATTTCTGAATGGAATAATTTTACAGACAGTGTTGCAAAGCTATTAACAGAGGGGGATGCAGTAAATGAATAA
- a CDS encoding DUF2177 family protein: MAQFLKLFLTSAVVFLIFDLFWLLVASKKMYQQFIGDLMGDVKLAPAVIFYFIYVVGVTFFVLLPGTEKGSLGYTILAGALFGLVCYATYDLTNLATLKDWPVTMTIIDLVWGTAVTTVTSVIVYFINLHFFSGVGS; this comes from the coding sequence ATGGCACAATTTTTAAAGCTATTTCTAACGAGTGCAGTAGTTTTCTTGATTTTCGATCTTTTTTGGTTACTCGTAGCTTCTAAAAAAATGTATCAACAATTTATCGGGGATTTAATGGGGGATGTAAAACTTGCTCCAGCAGTTATTTTTTACTTTATTTATGTCGTTGGTGTTACCTTCTTCGTTTTACTTCCAGGGACAGAAAAAGGAAGTTTAGGTTACACCATTTTAGCAGGCGCGTTGTTTGGTCTAGTTTGTTATGCGACGTATGATTTGACGAATTTAGCGACATTGAAAGATTGGCCAGTTACGATGACTATTATTGATCTTGTTTGGGGAACGGCTGTGACGACTGTAACTTCCGTAATTGTTTACTTTATTAATCTGCATTTCTTCTCGGGAGTAGGTTCCTAA
- a CDS encoding O-acetylhomoserine aminocarboxypropyltransferase/cysteine synthase family protein, translated as MSNEYKFETIQVHGGHTPDGDTHSRAVPIYQTTSYTFDSPEHAAALFGLQETGNIYTRIMNPTTAVLEERLTLLEGGIGAVATASGMAAITYSILNIAGSGDHIVAAATLYGGTHTLFSHTFKTFGIDVTFVDPNEPENFEKAIKENTKAVFIETIGNPDINIVDMEKIAEIAHASDIPLIVDNTFATAYLNRPFDFGADIVVYSATKFIGGHGVAIGGAVIDSGKFNWTNGKFPKLVVPDDSYNGLSYTNDVGAAAYITKLRVSLLRDTGAALSPFNAFLLILGLETLSLRLEQHVKNAKQVANFLNDHPKVAWVNYPGLRNNKYHELAQKYLPKGPGSIFTFGVKGGYEAGKKVIESVELFSHLANVGDAKSLIIHPASTTHQQLSEEQQLTAGVKPESIRLSIGIENADDIIQDLTKALEQI; from the coding sequence ATGAGTAATGAGTATAAATTCGAAACAATTCAAGTACACGGCGGACACACACCGGACGGAGATACGCATTCTAGAGCTGTGCCAATTTATCAAACGACATCCTACACATTCGATAGTCCGGAACACGCTGCAGCCTTATTTGGTTTACAAGAAACTGGAAATATTTATACACGAATTATGAATCCGACTACAGCTGTTTTAGAAGAACGATTAACTTTACTTGAAGGCGGTATTGGTGCTGTTGCAACTGCTTCTGGGATGGCTGCTATTACGTACTCTATTTTAAATATTGCTGGTTCCGGGGATCATATCGTCGCAGCCGCAACACTCTACGGCGGAACGCATACGCTATTTTCCCATACATTTAAAACTTTTGGGATTGACGTAACGTTTGTTGACCCTAATGAACCTGAAAATTTCGAAAAAGCAATTAAAGAAAACACGAAAGCAGTTTTTATTGAAACAATTGGAAATCCTGATATAAATATTGTTGATATGGAAAAAATAGCAGAAATTGCGCACGCATCGGATATCCCGCTCATTGTTGACAACACATTCGCGACCGCTTATTTGAATCGCCCATTTGATTTTGGCGCAGATATTGTCGTTTACTCAGCAACGAAATTTATCGGTGGTCACGGGGTTGCAATTGGTGGCGCGGTTATTGATTCAGGTAAATTTAACTGGACCAATGGCAAATTTCCAAAGCTAGTGGTACCAGATGATAGCTACAATGGTCTGTCTTATACAAATGATGTTGGCGCGGCAGCTTATATTACCAAACTACGCGTCTCACTCCTTCGTGACACTGGTGCAGCCCTTTCTCCGTTTAACGCCTTCTTACTGATTTTAGGCCTAGAAACGCTGTCCCTGCGGCTTGAACAACACGTAAAAAACGCTAAACAAGTAGCCAATTTCTTAAATGACCATCCAAAAGTAGCGTGGGTAAATTATCCAGGTTTGAGAAACAACAAATACCACGAATTAGCCCAAAAATATTTACCAAAAGGACCTGGCTCCATTTTCACTTTTGGGGTTAAAGGTGGATACGAGGCTGGTAAAAAAGTGATTGAATCCGTAGAATTATTCTCGCATTTAGCCAATGTTGGGGATGCAAAATCGCTTATCATCCACCCAGCATCCACGACCCACCAACAACTAAGCGAGGAACAACAACTAACAGCTGGCGTGAAACCAGAGTCCATTCGCCTATCTATCGGAATTGAAAATGCGGATGATATTATTCAAGATTTAACGAAAGCACTAGAGCAAATTTAG
- a CDS encoding DUF1269 domain-containing protein has protein sequence MKKEKTVLIMNFDEESISYQAFSEMKRLHQERKIIGYQMAVVKHEPGNKLVAQDFLDFTGADKNMKDSLIGMLIGILGGPFGILIGWMVGAIVGSMRDAGEVKDALNVFERTLKTIPEGSTGVILIATEQELANVNDVAMDELHGRVQRMDEAIVAQEIKSAQETEGKAKDSAKKHWFGK, from the coding sequence ATGAAAAAAGAAAAAACAGTGTTAATTATGAATTTCGATGAAGAAAGCATTTCTTACCAAGCTTTTTCTGAAATGAAAAGATTGCACCAAGAACGCAAGATTATTGGTTATCAAATGGCAGTGGTAAAACATGAGCCAGGAAATAAACTTGTTGCACAAGATTTTCTTGATTTTACTGGTGCCGATAAAAATATGAAAGATAGCCTTATTGGTATGTTAATTGGTATTTTAGGCGGCCCATTCGGTATTTTAATAGGTTGGATGGTCGGTGCAATCGTTGGTTCCATGCGAGATGCTGGCGAAGTGAAAGATGCTCTAAATGTATTTGAAAGAACATTAAAAACAATTCCTGAAGGTTCTACAGGTGTTATCCTTATTGCGACAGAACAAGAATTAGCAAATGTAAACGATGTAGCAATGGATGAATTACACGGCCGAGTACAACGTATGGATGAAGCTATCGTAGCTCAAGAAATCAAAAGCGCACAAGAAACAGAAGGAAAAGCAAAAGATTCTGCTAAAAAACATTGGTTTGGAAAATAA
- a CDS encoding DUF1295 domain-containing protein, which produces MYWTVALALLVYFILWFIISKIKGKYSLVDVAWGGGFVVVAWTGFLTTFSMTAQSITILVLVTMWGVRLFWHLARRNWNKPEDYRYVNMRKRWGTTLVNLKAFLNVFVLQGVLLFIIALPITHSFANETATFAWWQILGIAIWVIGFIFEVGGDLQLENFKKNPANKGKLLTTGFWSVTRHPNYFGEALSWWGVFLVAYTQLADLWLITSPIVITLLLLFVSGVPLLEKKYQDRADFQAYANKTSKFFPFIGKKGL; this is translated from the coding sequence ATGTACTGGACAGTAGCACTCGCTTTACTTGTTTACTTTATACTCTGGTTTATTATTTCAAAAATAAAAGGCAAATATTCGCTCGTTGATGTTGCATGGGGCGGAGGTTTTGTTGTTGTAGCATGGACTGGTTTTTTGACGACATTTAGCATGACGGCGCAAAGTATAACCATCCTTGTTTTAGTGACGATGTGGGGCGTTCGTTTGTTTTGGCATTTAGCGCGCCGAAATTGGAACAAACCTGAAGATTATCGTTACGTTAATATGCGCAAACGTTGGGGAACGACATTGGTTAATTTGAAAGCTTTCTTAAATGTCTTCGTGTTGCAAGGAGTTTTATTATTTATTATTGCTTTGCCGATTACACATAGTTTTGCTAATGAAACAGCGACATTCGCTTGGTGGCAAATTCTTGGTATTGCTATCTGGGTTATTGGCTTTATTTTTGAAGTTGGTGGCGATTTACAATTAGAAAACTTCAAGAAAAATCCAGCCAATAAAGGCAAATTATTAACAACTGGTTTTTGGTCAGTTACGCGGCATCCAAATTATTTTGGTGAAGCACTTAGCTGGTGGGGCGTATTTTTAGTTGCCTATACGCAATTAGCCGATCTTTGGCTGATTACTAGCCCGATTGTTATCACGTTACTATTACTATTTGTTTCCGGTGTTCCGTTACTTGAAAAAAAATATCAAGACAGAGCAGATTTTCAAGCATATGCGAACAAAACGTCAAAATTCTTCCCATTTATTGGTAAAAAAGGTCTGTAA